DNA from Bradyrhizobium japonicum USDA 6:
AATCCTGCGCCCTCTTCTCTTTTCGTCAATGCCAGCGTCGCTTGCCGGTGGCTTGATTGTGCTCGAGGAGCACATGTACAAAACACTAACCGCACTCGTTCTTCTTCTGGCGAGCGCAGTGATGATCATGCAGCGGGGACGAGCTGTCGATCGCGTCGGCGAAATTCCGCTCCGGGAAAGCGTGAGCATTGGCGCGGTCCTTGGCCTCGTTTCTGGCCTGACTGGGGTGGGCGGCGGTGTGTTCCTCGCCCCGACGCTCATCGCACTGAATTGGGCATCACCGAGGCAGACCGTCGCGCTATCACCCCCTTTTATCCTGGCCAATTCCACAGTCGGCTTCGTCGGAGCTCTTTTCACCGGGCAATTTCCCTCTCCGGATTTGGCTCTATACGCTATCTTCACGCTGGCGGGGGCGGTCGCTGGAGCAGTAATCGGCCTGAAATGGTTGAGCCAGACAGCCATCAGATTCATACTGGCGGCCGTTCTGCTCGTTGCCGGCATTCAATTGGTTCGCGCTTAAAGTGGAAACGCGCATCTTTCATGCGGGCGATCCCAGCGCGGTCAGATCGAAGTACAAGGTTTCTGCGAGCCGCGGCTCAAGCCTGGTCCGAGCGCCTTGCCCAACACTGAAAGCCGCCAACACGATCGCGAAAAGCCGTAGGGTCGAGCGAGGGTGAGGCGGATCCGAGCGCGCTCCGCATCGTCCTGAGGCGGACGGTCAGTACTAGATCGCATCCGATTCGCGCTTCCAATCGACCTGCAGGATCAACGTCGGGCAGGCCGGGCGAGCAAACGAGGCGTACGCCGATCTCGGCTATGGCCTGGCGCGACGCTTCAATCAAGCGTGCCGGACGAAGAGCACCTGATCGATGGCGATCCGGCAAGCTCTCACTACCCTGAGGACCGCGCCAGGGTGCGCATTCGACTTGGTTAGGAGCGATAGGGCGATGAACTCTCAATATAGTATTTCTGCAAGGCCGCGCAATCTCCTTTCTCGCGCGCGTGTGGGCTGCGTCCTCATGGAGAATATTACGAAGATGATGTCCACGCTCGATTGGTTTTCGAAACAGACACTTTATCGATCCAGTGTGAATGGACTGGAACGCCAGGATGCGAATCCCATTTTCTGTAATCATGAGGCACAACCTTACACCCCGGCTCCTGCATACATGGCCTCCAGCTCGCAGCGTAGGAATGTTTTGTGACGGGATGATCGACGCCTCACCAGGCGACTTATGTGGAACCGAATCTGGAGGTCCATCGCATTGATGCGACGCCAATGAAGACTCGCTGCATAGATATGCGATCTGGCCGATCAACAGCTGCAACGGCGTTATCAGAAACAAAACGCCTCAACCGATGAAGCAGAATAGAAAGTACAGCAAATCGTTCCGAGCTCGCGTTTGCCATCAGCACGACGTCCAACTCGTTGTGAGTTAGTGACATGTATTTGGATCTGAACGAGACGCCGGCGAACCAAGGCGTCCCGACGCACTTTGCCGGGGGCGTGAAGTGCGCCGGGGCCACCCCAACATCATCAGTACATCCGTGATGATGCTTGCGGCAATGAGACAAGCAGCGTGGCGGAATTGAGGCTCATTGATTTTATGCTGGAAACCAAAAAAGTTTTTCGTGAGCTGCTACAAAAGACTTGAATCGCACGCAGCGTCACGTGCTGCAATCGCACATCGCACATCGCGCTCTGCTCTAGCAAGTCACTTATCTCCGTGACGCTCCGGCCTTGAACGGGAGGCATCCGTCGATTGCGGAGCAACCACGTCGGCCTTTCCTCGGAAGTCCAGCAACAAGCTCAGCTGCCCTGCTGAGGTTTTAAGATCCCTGTTTCCGTCGCAAAAAGGCAGCACGCCAGGGGGAATGCGGAAACGACGCTGCCCGATGAGCGATTGATACTGCGCACGGCTAGTCGCGGTACACCGCGCTAATTCGAGCGTCCTCGTAGAAATTCATATGCCACCATAAACGTCCGAATAATTGCGGACGAGCGGCGCTCACTTCCAGGCATGAACCCCAACGCTGCGTTTGGCCGTGACGTCGAGAGCAGGCCAGATCTCAGGAACCGTTAGACGCGTTTGACATAACGCAAAGACATAACAGTGGGCATCGGTCAGCTTTATGCCGCTCGACCATGAGAAAGTTAGGCTTTGCAGACGTCTCTCCTGAACAAGTATTGCGACGCTCGCCTGCCTTGGTACACCATATACCCGACCGTGCCGGATTTCTCCGCGACCGTCGGTGCCAAGACTTGTGAGACATGGTTGAGGCGGCTGCCGCCCGACGATCCCGTGTCGCTATACATCCACGTTCCGTTCTGTCGTGCTATCTGTTGGTATTGCGGCTTCCCTACAAGCCTCACTCGCAGCGAGCGACCGATCCGCAAGTACTTGGCGACGCTGCATGCCGAGATACGTTTGGTCGCAGAGCAAGCGCCTCGCGCGCTGCCGGTAAGCGACGTGCATTTCGGCGGCGGGACGCCGACTACTATTGCACCGGCCGATTTTCTCGCCTTGATGGCACTCCTGCGACGCTGCTTCGCGTTCAGCAAATCAGCTACCATCGCCATAGAAATCGACCCACGTGCGTTCACGGCCGAGATGGTTGAAACATTACAAGTGGCCGGCGTCAATCGCGCGAGCATCGGCGTGCAAAGCTTCGACGGGGTGGTTCAGAGGTCGGTCAACCGCGTCCAG
Protein-coding regions in this window:
- a CDS encoding sulfite exporter TauE/SafE family protein — translated: MTSLLFAIISLLYASVGQAGGTAFLSLMAFFGMSSTETRPTALGLNIVVAAYSTWLFNRNKVVDWTILRPLLFSSMPASLAGGLIVLEEHMYKTLTALVLLLASAVMIMQRGRAVDRVGEIPLRESVSIGAVLGLVSGLTGVGGGVFLAPTLIALNWASPRQTVALSPPFILANSTVGFVGALFTGQFPSPDLALYAIFTLAGAVAGAVIGLKWLSQTAIRFILAAVLLVAGIQLVRA